A single region of the Arthrobacter sp. PAMC25564 genome encodes:
- a CDS encoding TRAP transporter large permease subunit, which yields MSTVWKNMKRTLAPEELEEAIPSDAEEILHHDHVRPGWSGAVWLDKVLEWIVGAAILAELVVILLNIMVRLITGDSVLWTQEVSEIALLTIAFLGGAIAYPKGAHMSVQALIMRLPPAWKPYLAALVDWLVFVMSAGAFALFVPTLAQQIDERTPILQLPVFWVSLPFSAGMVLIAWFALIKLWRQERRAVLTAAVIAAAMVAVVVLAPPLFYYASPNVLLGVVLAVLFLLLFLGLPIAFVLALASGIYLYLGGISDVSAIPIGMASGAKGFVLLAIPFFILAGTIMNSAGLTLPLAKLVDALIGHLRGGLLQVVVVTMYIFSGISGSKVADVAAVGTTMRGMLEERKYPRGEVVAVLSASAIMGETIPPSIVLLVLGSITTISTTTLFLAGFLPAAFLALVVMALVFLRARKQGGVASPKATWRARGSATFFALPTLLLPVGMVGGILSGFATPTEVSSVAVAYAFVLVAAYRRGSKKLLGDTLRETTTTAGMVLFIIAAASPLAQTLALAGVSQQIHDLMSGLGDSPVLFMLFTVILLTIMGQLLEGLPAVLIFAPLLLPIATEFGVSPVQYAMVLIISMGIGSFAPPAGVGFYVACATARETVENSLKHFWPYLIALFIGLLVLAAVPWFSTFLPALAGLIPF from the coding sequence ATGTCGACAGTCTGGAAGAACATGAAACGCACGCTCGCTCCCGAGGAACTCGAGGAGGCCATTCCCTCTGACGCGGAAGAGATTCTGCATCACGATCACGTCCGGCCAGGCTGGAGCGGCGCCGTCTGGCTCGACAAGGTCCTTGAATGGATCGTGGGAGCGGCGATCCTCGCCGAACTTGTCGTCATCCTGCTGAACATCATGGTCAGGCTCATCACCGGTGATTCGGTGCTGTGGACCCAGGAAGTGTCAGAAATCGCGCTCCTGACCATTGCCTTCCTCGGCGGAGCCATCGCGTACCCCAAGGGCGCGCACATGTCGGTGCAGGCCCTGATCATGCGGCTGCCCCCGGCGTGGAAGCCCTATCTGGCCGCCCTGGTCGACTGGCTCGTCTTTGTCATGAGCGCGGGGGCATTCGCGCTCTTCGTGCCCACCCTGGCCCAGCAGATCGACGAGAGGACGCCCATCCTGCAGCTGCCCGTGTTCTGGGTTTCCCTGCCGTTCTCCGCCGGCATGGTGCTCATCGCGTGGTTTGCCCTCATCAAACTCTGGCGCCAGGAACGCCGGGCCGTCCTGACCGCCGCCGTGATCGCCGCGGCAATGGTCGCCGTCGTCGTGCTGGCTCCGCCGCTGTTCTACTACGCATCGCCGAATGTCCTCCTGGGCGTGGTGCTCGCGGTCCTGTTCCTGCTGCTCTTCCTTGGCCTGCCGATCGCGTTCGTCCTGGCACTGGCCTCGGGGATCTACCTGTACCTCGGCGGCATTTCCGATGTCAGCGCCATTCCGATCGGCATGGCTTCCGGGGCAAAGGGCTTCGTGCTTCTGGCGATCCCGTTCTTCATCCTCGCCGGAACGATCATGAACTCCGCCGGCCTGACCCTGCCGCTGGCCAAGCTCGTCGATGCCCTCATCGGGCACCTGCGCGGCGGCCTGCTGCAGGTGGTCGTGGTCACCATGTATATCTTCTCCGGCATCTCCGGATCCAAAGTCGCCGACGTCGCCGCCGTCGGCACCACCATGCGCGGCATGCTGGAGGAGCGCAAATATCCGCGCGGCGAGGTGGTCGCGGTCCTGTCCGCTTCGGCCATCATGGGCGAAACCATCCCGCCCAGCATCGTGCTGCTCGTCCTCGGCTCCATCACCACCATCTCGACCACAACCCTGTTCCTTGCAGGATTCCTTCCCGCGGCCTTCCTCGCCCTCGTCGTCATGGCCCTCGTTTTCCTGCGGGCCCGCAAGCAGGGCGGCGTCGCCAGCCCCAAGGCCACCTGGCGGGCGCGCGGTTCAGCAACCTTTTTCGCCCTGCCCACCCTCCTTCTGCCGGTCGGCATGGTGGGGGGAATCCTCAGCGGCTTCGCGACCCCTACGGAGGTCTCCTCCGTAGCCGTGGCTTACGCATTCGTCCTGGTCGCCGCATACCGGCGTGGCAGCAAGAAACTCCTCGGGGACACCCTGCGCGAAACGACGACGACAGCGGGCATGGTGCTCTTCATCATCGCCGCCGCGTCGCCCCTCGCCCAGACCCTCGCCCTCGCCGGCGTCTCCCAGCAGATCCACGACCTCATGTCCGGACTAGGGGATTCCCCGGTCCTGTTCATGCTCTTCACCGTAATCCTGCTCACCATCATGGGCCAGCTGCTCGAGGGCCTGCCGGCGGTCCTCATCTTTGCCCCGCTCCTGCTGCCGATTGCGACCGAGTTCGGCGTCAGCCCGGTGCAGTATGCCATGGTGCTCATCATCTCCATGGGCATAGGCTCCTTCGCGCCCCCGGCGGGCGTCGGCTTCTACGTCGCCTGCGCCACCGCCCGCGAAACCGTGGAAAACAGCCTCAAACATTTCTGGCCATACCTGATCGCCCTGTTCATCGGGCTCCTCGTACTTGCCGCCGTTCCCTGGTTCAGCACCTTCCTCCCCGCCCTCGCCGGGCTCATCCCCTTCTAA
- a CDS encoding DctP family TRAP transporter solute-binding subunit: MKSKTRALTGVLACTLAASVLAGCASGAPGASGGAPAKIQLSIPDPIDSSVGVSAQHFADQVKKTSNGSVQVTVVPNGTSFSGDQNAAVTRLQGGSLDALILSTSVYASVVPEMNGISIPYLFKDTTEEAAFLAGKPGQMLKDKLAAKDTVALSFLTRTGREITNSVRPIAQPSDLKGLKIRVPGNPLWTDFFSKLGASPTTMAFSEVFTGLQTGTINGQENPIEVPWTNKFSEVQKYVSLTNHINDAWVLALSSKKWGTLSDDQKKSLTDASTETATFKTGYDAEQSRKQLDELTAKGMTVNELSASGLEEFKATSKSLYPQFSELIGKDFFDQAIAFTASK; this comes from the coding sequence ATGAAATCCAAGACTCGCGCCCTCACCGGAGTGCTGGCCTGCACGCTGGCCGCCTCGGTCCTCGCCGGCTGCGCCTCCGGAGCGCCCGGCGCCTCCGGCGGCGCACCGGCGAAAATCCAGCTGTCCATCCCGGATCCCATCGATTCCTCCGTAGGCGTTTCCGCCCAGCACTTCGCCGACCAGGTCAAGAAGACCTCCAACGGATCAGTCCAGGTCACCGTAGTTCCGAACGGAACGAGCTTCAGCGGGGACCAGAACGCCGCCGTCACACGCCTGCAGGGCGGCTCGCTCGACGCCCTCATCCTCTCGACTTCCGTCTACGCCTCGGTGGTGCCGGAAATGAACGGCATCAGCATCCCCTACCTCTTCAAGGACACAACGGAGGAAGCCGCGTTCCTGGCAGGAAAGCCGGGCCAGATGCTGAAGGACAAGCTCGCGGCCAAAGACACCGTCGCGTTGTCCTTCCTCACCCGGACCGGCCGCGAGATCACCAACTCCGTGCGCCCCATCGCACAGCCCTCGGACCTGAAGGGCCTGAAAATCCGCGTTCCCGGCAACCCGCTCTGGACCGACTTCTTCAGCAAGCTGGGTGCAAGCCCCACCACCATGGCCTTCTCCGAGGTCTTCACGGGCCTACAGACGGGAACGATCAACGGCCAGGAAAACCCGATCGAAGTGCCGTGGACCAATAAGTTCTCCGAAGTCCAGAAGTACGTGTCGCTGACCAACCACATCAACGACGCCTGGGTGCTCGCCCTGTCATCCAAAAAGTGGGGCACTCTCTCCGATGACCAAAAGAAATCCCTCACGGACGCCTCGACCGAGACAGCGACGTTCAAGACCGGTTACGACGCCGAACAGTCCAGGAAGCAGCTGGACGAACTCACGGCCAAGGGAATGACGGTCAACGAGCTCAGCGCCTCGGGCCTTGAAGAATTCAAGGCCACCTCCAAGAGCCTGTACCCGCAGTTCTCCGAGCTGATCGGCAAGGACTTCTTCGACCAGGCAATCGCTTTCACAGCCTCCAAGTAA
- a CDS encoding Gfo/Idh/MocA family oxidoreductase, translating to MNLHKLLSDREQEGRPVRVGLIGAGRYGTMYLAQANNIPGIHVVAIADINVKRAEGAFELVGWPKGQIAPDIATALKNRSTTIVANADELFDVDIDVIVEATGNPIVGVKHALRAIETKKHIIMVTVEADALAGPALAKRAEAAGVVYSMAYGDQPALIMELVDWARTSGFDVVCAGKGAKYLEHYHEMNPDNVWENWEFSKELTDSGQLNPNMHTSFRDGTKASIEMAAVANGAGLVPSDTGLSFTPGDVEEIATICRPADVGGALAHEGSVDVMSSVNRDGTWIPHNTQEGVFVVVKATNDYVSGCFTEYPWHPDPTGQYAALYRPYHYVGLELNMSIANAALRGIATGSPIGFFGDVVATAKKDLKAGEFLDGEGGFTVWGKLVSARHSVATGALPVALAHHVELRNDIAKGEIVGWDDVIIDDSLSQAIELRRETEALVAAAPVNT from the coding sequence ATGAACCTCCATAAGCTCCTTAGCGACCGCGAGCAAGAAGGCCGCCCCGTTCGAGTCGGACTCATCGGAGCCGGCCGCTACGGCACCATGTACCTGGCCCAAGCGAACAACATTCCCGGGATCCATGTGGTTGCCATCGCGGATATTAACGTCAAGCGCGCCGAAGGCGCCTTCGAGCTCGTGGGCTGGCCCAAAGGCCAGATCGCCCCGGACATCGCCACCGCCCTGAAGAACCGTTCCACGACCATCGTGGCAAACGCGGACGAACTCTTCGATGTCGACATCGACGTCATCGTGGAAGCAACAGGCAACCCCATCGTGGGTGTGAAGCACGCGCTGCGCGCCATCGAGACAAAGAAACACATCATCATGGTCACCGTCGAGGCCGACGCCCTGGCAGGGCCCGCCCTCGCCAAGCGTGCGGAAGCCGCCGGTGTTGTCTACTCGATGGCCTACGGCGACCAGCCGGCCCTCATCATGGAACTCGTCGACTGGGCCCGCACCAGCGGCTTCGACGTCGTCTGCGCCGGCAAGGGCGCCAAGTACCTTGAGCACTATCACGAGATGAACCCGGACAATGTCTGGGAGAACTGGGAGTTCTCCAAGGAGCTCACCGACTCCGGGCAGCTGAACCCGAACATGCACACCTCGTTCCGTGACGGCACGAAGGCTTCCATCGAGATGGCCGCCGTTGCCAACGGCGCCGGACTGGTACCTTCTGACACCGGGCTGAGCTTCACGCCGGGCGACGTCGAGGAAATCGCCACGATCTGCCGCCCCGCCGACGTCGGGGGAGCCCTCGCCCACGAAGGCAGCGTCGATGTGATGTCCAGCGTCAACCGCGACGGCACCTGGATCCCTCACAACACCCAGGAAGGCGTCTTCGTCGTCGTCAAGGCCACGAACGACTACGTCTCCGGCTGCTTCACCGAATACCCGTGGCACCCGGACCCCACCGGCCAGTACGCCGCCCTGTACCGCCCGTACCACTACGTGGGCCTGGAACTGAACATGTCCATCGCCAACGCCGCCCTCCGCGGGATCGCCACGGGTTCGCCCATCGGGTTCTTCGGCGACGTCGTCGCAACAGCCAAGAAAGACCTCAAAGCCGGCGAATTCCTTGACGGCGAAGGCGGCTTCACGGTCTGGGGCAAGCTGGTTTCGGCCAGGCACTCGGTCGCAACCGGCGCCCTCCCGGTAGCGCTGGCCCACCACGTGGAACTGCGTAACGACATTGCCAAGGGCGAGATTGTTGGCTGGGACGATGTCATCATTGACGACTCCCTGTCCCAGGCCATCGAGCTCCGCCGCGAAACCGAAGCCCTCGTTGCGGCAGCTCCCGTGAACACCTGA
- a CDS encoding LacI family DNA-binding transcriptional regulator, whose amino-acid sequence MNKVPTIRDVAAAAEVSVSVVSRVLNPDSGPVASSKRETVLRVIEELGYRPRAAARELSVGHAPTVGLVVADLANPFFAQLADRVVWEARSHGVQVVVMTTQEDPHLEADSLDTLLDRSVGGVIATPTGANIEKWARLQSLGVNVVFVDRTIPELADVDVVSIENVDSARRATEYLLGLGHRRIGLISGPLSTSTGRSRIQGYQAAHGNYSASIDPQLIRDVPFRGDGGGDAVGSLLALPDRPTALIVANTAQVQSSVRRLVQIGTRIPDDLSVIVFDDNPWTELTSPPLSVIRQPIDMLAVHSLELVLGRMQGRLPATPRTIEVQADFVPRSSCAPLVPAPAPAR is encoded by the coding sequence GTGAACAAGGTGCCAACGATCCGCGATGTCGCGGCTGCTGCGGAGGTTTCCGTCTCCGTGGTATCCCGCGTTTTGAACCCGGACTCGGGCCCCGTGGCGTCATCCAAGCGCGAAACGGTGTTGAGGGTCATAGAGGAACTCGGTTACCGGCCACGCGCCGCCGCCCGTGAGCTAAGCGTCGGCCACGCCCCCACGGTTGGACTGGTGGTAGCAGATCTTGCCAACCCTTTCTTCGCCCAGCTTGCTGACCGCGTCGTCTGGGAAGCCCGCAGCCACGGCGTGCAGGTGGTGGTCATGACCACCCAGGAAGACCCGCACCTCGAAGCCGATTCCCTGGACACACTCCTTGACCGCTCCGTCGGAGGAGTCATTGCCACTCCCACCGGAGCGAACATAGAAAAGTGGGCACGCCTGCAGTCCCTTGGTGTAAACGTCGTCTTCGTCGACCGCACCATCCCGGAACTGGCAGATGTCGACGTCGTTAGCATCGAAAACGTGGATTCAGCCCGGCGGGCTACTGAGTATCTGCTTGGTCTCGGGCACAGGCGGATCGGCCTCATATCCGGTCCACTAAGCACCTCAACAGGTCGATCAAGAATCCAGGGCTACCAGGCCGCGCACGGCAACTACTCCGCCAGTATCGACCCGCAACTGATCCGGGACGTACCGTTCCGGGGAGACGGCGGCGGCGACGCCGTCGGGTCTCTCCTCGCCCTGCCCGACCGACCAACGGCCCTGATTGTTGCAAATACAGCCCAGGTCCAGAGCTCGGTTCGACGCCTCGTCCAGATCGGAACGCGGATACCTGACGATCTATCGGTCATAGTCTTTGACGATAATCCCTGGACGGAGCTGACAAGCCCGCCGCTGAGCGTGATCCGCCAGCCCATCGACATGCTCGCCGTTCACTCCCTGGAGCTGGTATTGGGACGGATGCAGGGCAGACTTCCCGCTACCCCCCGCACGATTGAAGTCCAAGCGGACTTTGTCCCACGCAGCAGCTGCGCACCCCTCGTACCCGCCCCCGCCCCCGCCCGATAA
- a CDS encoding antibiotic biosynthesis monooxygenase, whose protein sequence is MTVIVTAVFTPKDGAFNQVAAALSPAIAAVHDEPGCQLYAIHEAPNGQIIMIEKWDTAELLDAHGAGEAVKRLNASLDGLLQGPVEVMRLSPLPAGTAHQGTL, encoded by the coding sequence ATGACAGTCATTGTTACCGCCGTGTTCACCCCCAAAGACGGCGCGTTCAACCAAGTTGCCGCCGCCCTCTCTCCCGCCATCGCCGCTGTGCACGACGAGCCCGGATGCCAGCTCTACGCCATCCACGAAGCACCCAACGGCCAAATCATCATGATCGAGAAGTGGGACACTGCAGAACTGCTCGACGCCCATGGCGCCGGCGAGGCAGTAAAACGACTGAACGCCTCGCTCGACGGGCTCCTGCAGGGACCCGTCGAAGTCATGCGGCTCTCACCCCTCCCCGCCGGAACAGCGCACCAGGGCACCCTCTGA
- a CDS encoding gluconokinase has translation MGVCGAGKSTVGAALAQRLGAAFVDSDSLHPQANVAKMAAGNPLTDGDRWPWLGLVGAELASPHPDGIIVACSALKRVYRDAIRAKAPRTAFVQLNVELPVLQGRVAQRPGHFMPPSLLKSQLEALEPLQADEAGLVVSVPEGIEAMVTQIFAQLPPTVAASATEDAGIGLRQDGLSPAAH, from the coding sequence ATGGGCGTGTGCGGGGCAGGAAAGTCAACCGTAGGGGCCGCCCTAGCACAACGCCTGGGTGCCGCTTTTGTCGACTCTGACTCACTGCATCCGCAGGCAAACGTGGCGAAAATGGCTGCCGGCAACCCGCTGACTGACGGGGACCGGTGGCCGTGGCTCGGGCTCGTGGGTGCCGAGCTGGCGTCACCGCACCCGGATGGGATCATCGTGGCGTGTTCCGCGCTGAAGCGCGTTTACCGGGACGCCATTAGGGCCAAAGCACCAAGGACTGCATTCGTTCAACTTAACGTCGAGCTACCCGTGCTGCAGGGCCGCGTAGCCCAACGCCCCGGACACTTCATGCCGCCCTCCCTCCTCAAATCACAGCTGGAGGCACTCGAACCCCTGCAGGCAGATGAAGCAGGACTTGTGGTGTCGGTGCCGGAAGGCATCGAGGCAATGGTCACCCAAATCTTCGCCCAGCTTCCACCAACCGTTGCAGCTTCAGCCACGGAGGACGCAGGTATCGGACTCAGGCAGGACGGGCTGAGTCCGGCCGCGCACTGA
- a CDS encoding thiolase family protein — MNQAFIYDAVRTPFGKFGSGLAGVRPDDLAAHVIKESVKRAPKLDVERIDEVVFGNANGAGEENRNVARMGTLLAGLPVSIPGTTVNRLCGSSLDAAIIASRQINTGDADLMLIGGVESMSRAPWVLPKTEKPYPAGDLNLASTTLGWRLVNQAMDPDWTISLGEATERLAEKYGVTRQAQDEFAAASHNLAAKAWDEGFYDHLVAPVPGTDLVRDETIRAGSSAAKLAGLKTVFRTGNGTVTAGNASPLSDGASAAWLGSENAAGILGMDPLARIAGRGAHANDPQYFGYAPVEAANKALAKAGISWDQVGAVELNEAFAAQSLACITAWDIDPGIVNRHGGAIAMGHPLGASGGRLLGTLARTLQATGQRWGVAAICIGVGQGLAIVLENVTAGAKN; from the coding sequence GCGGACGCCGTTCGGTAAGTTCGGTTCCGGGCTGGCCGGGGTCCGCCCGGATGACCTCGCCGCGCACGTGATCAAAGAATCCGTGAAGCGCGCCCCGAAGCTCGACGTCGAACGCATCGACGAGGTCGTGTTCGGCAACGCCAACGGCGCCGGCGAGGAAAACCGCAACGTCGCCCGGATGGGCACCCTGCTGGCCGGCCTGCCGGTCTCCATCCCCGGCACCACGGTCAACCGGCTCTGCGGCTCCTCGCTGGACGCCGCGATCATCGCCTCCCGCCAGATCAACACCGGCGACGCGGACCTGATGCTGATCGGCGGCGTCGAATCGATGTCCCGGGCACCCTGGGTGCTGCCCAAGACCGAGAAGCCCTACCCGGCCGGGGACCTGAACCTGGCCTCCACCACACTGGGCTGGCGCCTGGTCAACCAGGCCATGGACCCGGACTGGACGATCTCCCTGGGCGAGGCCACCGAACGGCTGGCCGAGAAATACGGTGTCACCCGGCAGGCGCAGGACGAATTCGCCGCCGCCTCGCACAACCTCGCCGCCAAGGCGTGGGACGAGGGCTTCTACGACCACCTCGTCGCCCCGGTCCCGGGCACGGACCTGGTCCGCGACGAGACGATCCGGGCCGGGTCCTCCGCGGCGAAACTCGCCGGACTCAAGACCGTGTTCCGCACCGGCAACGGCACCGTCACCGCCGGGAACGCCTCCCCGCTCTCGGACGGCGCCTCCGCGGCCTGGCTCGGCTCCGAAAACGCCGCGGGGATCCTCGGGATGGACCCGCTGGCCAGGATCGCCGGACGCGGCGCGCACGCCAACGACCCCCAGTACTTCGGCTACGCCCCCGTTGAGGCCGCCAACAAGGCCCTCGCCAAGGCCGGCATCAGCTGGGATCAGGTCGGCGCCGTCGAACTCAACGAAGCCTTCGCCGCGCAGTCCCTGGCCTGCATCACCGCCTGGGACATCGACCCGGGAATCGTGAACCGGCACGGCGGCGCGATCGCCATGGGCCACCCCCTCGGCGCCTCCGGCGGCCGCCTCCTGGGCACCCTGGCCCGCACCCTGCAGGCCACCGGCCAACGCTGGGGCGTCGCCGCGATCTGCATCGGCGTCGGCCAGGGCCTCGCCATCGTCCTCGAAAACGTCACGGCTGGTGCGAAGAACTGA